GGATCCCGCAGCAATTGCGCGGTCGATGCGTTCAGGCAGTGACGGGTTCATTCACAAGGCTGTGCCGCGTGGGCGGTGTATCGAGGCTATCGGCAGGGTTCTGGCCGGCGAACATGTGATCGAGTCCGATCGGAGTCCCGCTGCCCGACCAGCCCGTATCGGCGATACCGGAATCGTCCTCACTCGACGCCAGCGCGAAGTGCTCAAGCTGCTGGCAAAGGGGGCCTCCAACAAGCTTATCGCCCGCGAGCTCGGCATCTCCCATCTCACGGTCCGTCTTCACGTTTCGGCCCTGTTGCGCATCTTCGGCGTCACCCGCCGGAACAGCGTCGCCCCCAAGGCGCGGCTCATCGGCATGCTCGGGCCAAGCCCTGAAGCCAAGTCGCCGGTCAGTCCTGCTCGGACGCTTCGAGATCTGTATCGGCATGATCATAGTCGATAAGATCCCCCGGCCGGCATTCCAGGACGGCGCACATCCGTGACAGCGTGGAAAACCGGATCCCGCGCACTTTCCCCGACCGGAACAGCGACAATTGTGTCTCGCTAATGCCGATGCGCCGGGCCAAGTCCTTGCCCGTCATGTCCCGGGTGCCAAGCACCTCATCCAGAGTGACACGGATCGGCATCAGAGAAACCCGTCCAGCTCGTGCTTCATGTCCGCAGCCCGGCGCATCAGATCGCCAAGGACGATCATCAGCAACCCCGCCAGTCCGACCGCAATGGCCGAGGGGTCAAAGGAGGCCCAGGACCCTCGCATGGGCCCCGGAAGGGCTCGCCACAGCCATGGAGTGAGGAACACGCTGGCGACCCCGCCGCCTGCCAATGCAAGACCGAGCCTGCGAAGAAGTGCCGGCAGCAGCTCGCTAAAGATATCGCCTCCGGCCAACTTGCTGAAGGTTTGCCGGATCGCCCAAACTCCGGTCAGATAAAACAGCACCGGCAGACGGTAAATGACAAGCGAGGCTGCCGCGAGAGCCGTGTCATGCGAGTTCAATGCCATCCCGGCTTCCAACCCGAGCGCGGCCGCAAGCGCGCAAAACACGCAGGTTGCAAGCCGTTGCAGCCAGCGGCTCCGATCGCGCAGGGCCTTGTATGCGTCAGACATAATTTAACCTTGAATTAAATTTCGGTGCCAGTAGGTATTTAGGTCTTAGTTAAAGATTCGCAAGGATGAGAACCATGTTTGCCATAGAGGCACGACATCTGACCAAACATCTTGGCAACACCCTGATCGTCAACAAGCTCGACCTGAGCGTTCCTGCTGGAAGTGTCTATGGCTTTCTAGGGCCGAATGGCGCTGGCAAGACAACGACCATGCGCTTGCTCCTCGGCCTCCTGCGTCCTGACGACGGATCCGTGCGCTTGCTCGGCCACGATCTTGCCCGAGAGCGATGCAAAGCCCTTTCAGCGGTGGGGGCCTTCATCGAAAGCGCGTCCCTTTATGAGCACCTCAGCGCCCGCGCAAATCTTGGGCTGACCCAGAGGCTGCTTGGCTTGCCTCCGCAAGAGATCGATCGGGTGCTTGAGGTGGTCGATCTCGTGCATGCCGGTGCAAAGCGCGTCCAGGATTACTCGCTGGGGATGAAGCAAAGGCTTGCACTCGCCCGTGCCTTGCTTGGCTCGCCGCGCCTGCTCTTGCTCGATGAGCCGACCAACGGGCTCGACCCGGACGGGATCATCGCCATGCGGGCACTTATTCGGGAGTTGCCCGACCGCATCGGAGGAACCGTGTTCGTTTCCAGTCACATCCTGTCCGAAGTCGAGCAGACGGCGAGGGATGTATGTTTGATCCGCAAGGGATCGATTGTTTTGCAGGGTCGGGTGTCGGAACTTCTGAGCGGCGATGCGGAGGTTGAGATCACACTCGATCAGCCAATGCCTGCTCTTGAGAGACTTGCTGCTGCAGGGATGCATGCCCGTCTGGACGGTGACGAGACCATCCGCCTGAGTTGTGGTCACGGGGATCATTCAACAGCGGTCGAGGCCAACCGGTTGCTGGTGATCGACGGTTTCGCTGTCCGATCAATCGTGCCGTGCAAGCGCAGCCTTGAAGATCTCTACCGGAATGCCCTGACCGCCACAGTCCCGGACAGCGATAGCACAAAGAGGATGGCAGCATGATCACGCTAATCCGTAACGAACTGCAGAAGCTTAACGGGTCACTCGCTTTGCTGGTGGCTGTCGCCGCGCCTGCGCTTCCGGGCCTGCTTGTGATGCTTGGTCTCGTTTCCAGAGACACGCCGGCGAACTGGTCGGACAGCTACAAGATGGCATTGCCGCTTTGGGCGTTGTTTCTTGGTCCCATGGTGATCGCGGCATTCACCGCCCTGACCGCCCAGATCGAACATCGCGGGCGGGGATGGGATCATATCCTCGCTTTGCCCGTGGCAAGATGGCGGATTTTCGTCGCCAAGATTGTCGTCGTGTTCGCCGTCCTTGTTGTCATGACCGCCCTTGTCGTCGTTTGTGTCGCATTG
This DNA window, taken from Porphyrobacter sp. ULC335, encodes the following:
- a CDS encoding ABC transporter ATP-binding protein; this encodes MRTMFAIEARHLTKHLGNTLIVNKLDLSVPAGSVYGFLGPNGAGKTTTMRLLLGLLRPDDGSVRLLGHDLARERCKALSAVGAFIESASLYEHLSARANLGLTQRLLGLPPQEIDRVLEVVDLVHAGAKRVQDYSLGMKQRLALARALLGSPRLLLLDEPTNGLDPDGIIAMRALIRELPDRIGGTVFVSSHILSEVEQTARDVCLIRKGSIVLQGRVSELLSGDAEVEITLDQPMPALERLAAAGMHARLDGDETIRLSCGHGDHSTAVEANRLLVIDGFAVRSIVPCKRSLEDLYRNALTATVPDSDSTKRMAA
- a CDS encoding LuxR C-terminal-related transcriptional regulator, which codes for MVLPFAQAGAIWPRLRCVVIAETLPLFRDALAQLARSQSPGAIIVRAGSVAEILELASDGVAPDLFLIDLALPGLDICMALPELRRQHRKAAIVTLSTEEDPAAIARSMRSGSDGFIHKAVPRGRCIEAIGRVLAGEHVIESDRSPAARPARIGDTGIVLTRRQREVLKLLAKGASNKLIARELGISHLTVRLHVSALLRIFGVTRRNSVAPKARLIGMLGPSPEAKSPVSPARTLRDLYRHDHSR
- a CDS encoding ABC transporter permease, whose amino-acid sequence is MITLIRNELQKLNGSLALLVAVAAPALPGLLVMLGLVSRDTPANWSDSYKMALPLWALFLGPMVIAAFTALTAQIEHRGRGWDHILALPVARWRIFVAKIVVVFAVLVVMTALVVVCVALGTLAGGAMGGGVPVETFPWNNLLKTSLLVMAAMTTLVAIQIWASLRFASFVVPLVVGIGGTLVGLAVLITGTQKAEWFPWVLPFNAMVAPEPHPFAMAGLFGGLAIIAFLIPHLSRHQFR
- a CDS encoding helix-turn-helix domain-containing protein is translated as MPIRVTLDEVLGTRDMTGKDLARRIGISETQLSLFRSGKVRGIRFSTLSRMCAVLECRPGDLIDYDHADTDLEASEQD
- a CDS encoding DUF2975 domain-containing protein gives rise to the protein MALNSHDTALAAASLVIYRLPVLFYLTGVWAIRQTFSKLAGGDIFSELLPALLRRLGLALAGGGVASVFLTPWLWRALPGPMRGSWASFDPSAIAVGLAGLLMIVLGDLMRRAADMKHELDGFL